In a genomic window of Nomascus leucogenys isolate Asia chromosome 4, Asia_NLE_v1, whole genome shotgun sequence:
- the SS18L2 gene encoding SS18-like protein 2 has protein sequence MSVAFVPDWLRGKAEVNQETIQRLLEENDQLIRCIVEYQNKGRGNECVQYQHVLHRNLIYLATIADASPTSTSKAVE, from the exons ATGTCGGTGGCCTTCGTACCGGACTGGCTGAGGGGCAAGGCGGAAGTCAATCAAGAGACTATTCAGCGG CTCCTTGAGGAGAATGACCAGCTGATCCGCTGTATTGTGGAGTATCAGAACAAGGGCCGCGGGAACGAGTGCGTCCA GTACCAGCATGTGTTACATAGAAATCTCATTTATTTGGCTACCATTGCAGATGCCAGTCCAACCAGCACTTCAAAAGCAGTGGAATAG